One Salvia splendens isolate huo1 chromosome 12, SspV2, whole genome shotgun sequence genomic window carries:
- the LOC121759588 gene encoding CBS domain-containing protein CBSX1, chloroplastic-like isoform X1: MDSISLAAALHAVVPRPEAVSTVHGRSLPCSSSFFRAPASASSSVRRSQFSKSRRLDAFSFASNGSTSSVPCLSLCTWYPCHLQTREGIYTVGDFMTGKEHLHAVKPTTTIDEALDILVEKRITGFPVIDDDWKLVGVVSDYDLLALDSISGGGQQEIPIFPDVDSSWKTFNEIQKLLSKTNGKVISDVMTPAPLVVRENTNLEDVVRILLVTKFRRLPVVDGEGRLVGIITRGNIVRAALEIKQAGDEL, encoded by the exons ATGGACTCGATTTCTCTCGCCGCCGCTCTCCACGCCGTCGTTCCACGTCCGGAGGCAGTCTCAACCGTCCATGGCCGCAGTTTACCCTGCAGCAGCTCCTTCTTCCGCGCGCCAGCCTCTGCAAGCAGTTCCGTCCGGCGGAGTCAGTTTTCAAAGTCTCGGCGGCTGGATGCCTTTTCATTCGCCTCCAACGGTTCCACCAGTTCCGTTCCC TGTTTATCCTTATGCACTTGGTATCCTTGTCACTTACAGACACGGGAAGGGATCTATACCGTTGGTGATTTTATGACAGGGAAAGAGCATTTGCATGCGGTAAAACCTACAACTACTATTGATGAAG CTCTGGATATCCTTGTTGAGAAACGAATCACTGGATTTCCTGTGATTGATGATGACTGGAAGTTG GTTGGTGTTGTTTCTGACTATGATCTATTGGCATTGGACTCCATCtcag GTGGTGGACAACAGGAAATACCTATATTCCCGGATGTTGATAGCTCCTGGAAA ACATTCAATGAAATTCAGAAGTTACTCAGTAAAACTAATGGGAAGGTTATCAGTGACGTTATGACTCCTGCTCCCCTTGTCGTCCGTGAAAATACCAATCTTGAGGATGTTGTGAG GATATTGCTTGTAACAAAATTCCGGCGGCTACCGGTTGTTGATGGTGAAGGAAGGCTG GTTGGGATTATTACGAGGGGCAACATTGTGAGAGCTGCTCTTGAGATAAAGCAGGCTGGTGATGAATTGTGA
- the LOC121759588 gene encoding CBS domain-containing protein CBSX1, chloroplastic-like isoform X2: MDSISLAAALHAVVPRPEAVSTVHGRSLPCSSSFFRAPASASSSVRRSQFSKSRRLDAFSFASNGSTSSVPTREGIYTVGDFMTGKEHLHAVKPTTTIDEALDILVEKRITGFPVIDDDWKLVGVVSDYDLLALDSISGGGQQEIPIFPDVDSSWKTFNEIQKLLSKTNGKVISDVMTPAPLVVRENTNLEDVVRILLVTKFRRLPVVDGEGRLVGIITRGNIVRAALEIKQAGDEL, translated from the exons ATGGACTCGATTTCTCTCGCCGCCGCTCTCCACGCCGTCGTTCCACGTCCGGAGGCAGTCTCAACCGTCCATGGCCGCAGTTTACCCTGCAGCAGCTCCTTCTTCCGCGCGCCAGCCTCTGCAAGCAGTTCCGTCCGGCGGAGTCAGTTTTCAAAGTCTCGGCGGCTGGATGCCTTTTCATTCGCCTCCAACGGTTCCACCAGTTCCGTTCCC ACACGGGAAGGGATCTATACCGTTGGTGATTTTATGACAGGGAAAGAGCATTTGCATGCGGTAAAACCTACAACTACTATTGATGAAG CTCTGGATATCCTTGTTGAGAAACGAATCACTGGATTTCCTGTGATTGATGATGACTGGAAGTTG GTTGGTGTTGTTTCTGACTATGATCTATTGGCATTGGACTCCATCtcag GTGGTGGACAACAGGAAATACCTATATTCCCGGATGTTGATAGCTCCTGGAAA ACATTCAATGAAATTCAGAAGTTACTCAGTAAAACTAATGGGAAGGTTATCAGTGACGTTATGACTCCTGCTCCCCTTGTCGTCCGTGAAAATACCAATCTTGAGGATGTTGTGAG GATATTGCTTGTAACAAAATTCCGGCGGCTACCGGTTGTTGATGGTGAAGGAAGGCTG GTTGGGATTATTACGAGGGGCAACATTGTGAGAGCTGCTCTTGAGATAAAGCAGGCTGGTGATGAATTGTGA